A single region of the Plutella xylostella chromosome 7, ilPluXylo3.1, whole genome shotgun sequence genome encodes:
- the LOC105386381 gene encoding calcineurin-binding protein cabin-1 encodes MIKIAALNEESDEESDSEEEVTREALEQIALQQYAKALDLQRKGNVKDALQLLKDLLDTELLYEVKKPAPGEQATEPLFNLKYLCYKNVAAIQSSLEETDAAVESYCAAAELDDTDVTLWHRFGQLCLRTERYDMALNAFQRGATCNPRHWPCLDKIVTLLLGLGYYEDCIVAIYDALQLDPGYLRGLAYRKHIYTSYPYIHDFMEYTNKKYKWNEKEDDEIDEIKAAQLLKEAQVIFDKFQEQQRAEEAIKCVLPDLKLQKPITSLTWSAVGESIVHMHNYMTEKYFSHACFIEMAFKKEEKEEIMEVCEEPKKIESSESKSEEMIIDLEKNGENGSENDNNDLSDKEKVTTDTEKEDGDNDASPTEATSADPQPQSGDSKELKKPPVRRRGSDLSFLQQWEWCNKRKSGRKKQVVKDTNDNIYDTLRKMVPTSLVPEIVAKKESQKERESSPDVTDIEKLFEEKDPKVVKSDDSQDKEKKDMNSEEYFGTDNEQKDVESFINKYTENKRDIIEILKEFLQILSSKWKVKWPERLPNIFVEANKCYGNHIDVPTCTDDNIEELLHYVHVNILTEEFTVNRKLNAIPEDKQLHELNVIETLGLTLAFKPHIFGSDCLETMLRYLWVKLHSHLINKNDEFALDCLYQLSHEFEAMGEHHETFTLKLENFSFKPNINENEIAAYIKFLERNKRLSTVMELYECGKYDEVLSIVIDSFEHCKDIARKQEEEMSLDFAVQLSIILDAYWALDKVDDCFKWSLICLHEALKHFFHYTSGCQDYEKWALAVVKILCCMEHVLSTEGLYVLDNVSRKDLSQGLDNLIRIIGHQVETSTTEMPFGTVVPWIIMYYILQREEDQGRGRTLVDKDMDASDDVPNPLMVLFLGHEKLGSRGWCCKSDAKLLYFILDTLVPRLRSPLLARSLEQILQYLEQCVYCLFGHPGKKNKVKYLEDHNATPHSLDWPRAQQIYEIFRPIALPELHGKVTALTADTEHLFHRILGLLPPEYELQKYVPDLEKFMTGKESKMPSVPPLLPYKMRDIYFLLGDYYFKKEEGKMSIKYNMFDVIINNSRFESWAEITLAKAINLERMLNSCNNINNEKDFMRPAKTIIRCFKRTLDLESNCDVWVEYGVFSYAVHSFCSRLLKQASESLSMEDFESLENQKDEMLETTQKCFGTVSNDLPHNPDPDKVHEGMWLSYYLLGKVAEKRNKPPAVYTELYLKSVKCLHEAEATYPSKINYNSPQNYAIEVLELHYRIHASILKYIEQHENKPIPASIGKVFLSRIEEWKSGPFTKKPKKVNSTETTTNSTDVEMKSFETPAPQAANILKRSISDVGEEDTAEAKRLKLDSAAAKIRRSASYDTERLAAKEPMAQDKGQTIETIKEQTIETENPPEKDAATTPTEEKKQEQTTDGIKDQTTPTEPYTNGHAAPTTTEVNSKPLELIAETEAKVQPAETEKKGESSSSTSSSSSSSSSSDSSSDSTSDSSRDSDTSSKSSNDNRPLTDDEIMNIISACLDALEDCVSRFPLHYKALYRIAHYHFYYKKGKDIERCRDIMLTSFTSKLGNKVTGLFGERKTTNFFNNIWRIPLSEIDRPGGFANHMNRCVLLTMEILKEIDDHKTLQEMSMQLQRIPEPDKKYLRDSDREELAQQAFSLCVQSLKGQLQKFSQQTDLKSNEIEKKAFNSLMLDIYRAYQKAQKQPNSKQFVNLLVDGYKLITTITITETTNLVDLSMKYCQSLIQALKQQATLASLDKTQNAQKKQATKSVESAKVSTASVAQPQIPKVDYAKATSSASALPKMSTQDMTKAFQSCLPMLSDPVLSQQAAAALSLSYLSNMSAYAGYSALQNTLQSSLQTSLQNSFQAEFYRQFLGQNFSSFLPPPKKQQKRGPKPRTEMPKTVTHGATTVTPLNPQMKGTSKSYTSGHSSYNKTPTSVATITKSASTGVSSKSKPSSTTITSVPKSMSSNSVNKPTSMALPAITMAVSSMALPTITKSVSTGAYGSTKTAVTHSMAVPSMAKSSYGSKSSLTGHSKPSVLTSTHKPNSSTLAPSMGTVLQNLPASLTAAMQSAMATSSIPHSSAHISMPAHITSSSTVNAAIHTKPPLPHQQVSPGKTLQEKLAERQKNSHDLSASIGRLPSSLTITKSGLSKPPMVQGKKSETKKSLNFESERPKPLITSDEVIVLDDDD; translated from the coding sequence GGCTATATATGATGCACTCCAGCTAGATCCAGGCTACCTGCGAGGGCTAGCTTACAGGAAACATATTTATACCAGTTATCCTTACATACATGACTTCATGGAatatactaataaaaaatataagtggAATGAAAAAGAAGATGATGAAATAGATGAGATAAAAGCTGCACAGTTGTTGAAAGAGGCACAAGTCATATTTGATAAATTTCAAGAGCAACAGAGAGCTGAGGAGGCAATCAAATGTGTTCTTCCCGACTTGAAGCTACAGAAACCAATCACAAGCCTCACCTGGTCCGCAGTTGGAGAGTCCATTGTCCACATGCACAATTACATGACAGAGAAATACTTCAGCCACGCTTGCTTCATAGAAATGGCATTCAaaaaggaagaaaaagaggaaATTATGGAAGTGTGTGAGGAACCAAAGAAAATTGAGTCTTCCGAAAGCAAGTCTGAAGAAATGATTATAGACTTAGAAAAGAATGGGGAAAATGGGTCTGagaatgataataatgatttatCTGATAAAGAAAAAGTAACAACTGATACTGAAAAAGAAGATGGAGATAATGATGCATCACCAACAGAGGCCACTTCAGCTGACCCCCAGCCCCAGTCTGGGGATAGTAAAGAACTGAAGAAACCACCAGTTAGAAGAAGAGGAAGTGATTTGAGTTTCCTTCAACAGTGGGAGTGGTGTAACAAAAGAAAGTCTGGCCGTAAGAAGCAAGTTGTGAAGGATactaatgataatatttatgataCACTCAGGAAAATGGTTCCTACAAGTCTAGTCCCAGAGATTGTGGCCAAAAAAGAAAGCCAGAAGGAAAGAGAATCATCCCCAGATGTCACAGACATTGAAAAGCTTTTTGAAGAGAAAGATCCTAAAGTGGTAAAGAGTGATGATAGTCAAGATAAAGAAAAGAAGGATATGAATAGTGAAGAATATTTTGGTACAGACAATGAGCAAAAAGATGTGGAAagttttataaacaaatatacagAAAACAAAAGAGATATAATAGAGATTCTGAAAGAATTCCTTCAGATTCTAAGCAGCAAGTGGAAAGTGAAATGGCCTGAAAGACTTCCTAATATTTTTGTTGAAGCTAATAAATGCTATGGAAACCACATAGATGTGCCAACTTGTACAGATGATAATATAGAAGAGTTGCTACACTATGTCCATGTCAATATCTTAACTGAAGAGTTTACAGTGAATAGAAAACTGAATGCAATACCTGAAGACAAACAGCTCCATGAACTAAATGTGATAGAGACTTTAGGACTGACATTGGCTTTCAAACCTCACATATTTGGTTCAGATTGCTTAGAAACTATGCTTAGATATCTGTGGGTAAAGTTACATTCCCATTTGATAAACAAAAACGATGAGTTTGCATTAGACTGCTTGTACCAACTGTCTCATGAATTCGAAGCAATGGGAGAGCACCATGAGACTTTCACTTTGAAACTGGAAAATTTCTCATTCAAGCCCAATATAAATGAAAACGAAATAGCTGCTTACATAAAGTTCCTAGAGAGAAACAAAAGACTGTCAACTGTTATGGAGCTGTATGAATGTGGAAAGTATGACGAGGTTCTATCCATTGTGATAGACTCATTTGAGCACTGCAAAGATATAGCTAGAAAGCAGGAAGAGGAAATGTCCCTTGATTTTGCTGTTCAGCTGTCAATCATACTGGATGCTTATTGGGCTTTGGATAAAGTGGATGACTGTTTTAAGTGGTCCCTTATATGCCTTCACGAGGCACTAAAGCATTTCTTCCATTATACATCTGGCTGTCAGGATTACGAGAAATGGGCTCTGGCTGTCGTTAAAATACTGTGTTGCATGGAGCATGTTTTAAGCACTGAAGGTCTTTATGTATTAGATAACGTCTCCCGCAAAGATCTGAGTCAAGGCCTCGACAATCTAATAAGAATTATTGGCCACCAAGTGGAAACAAGTACGACTGAGATGCCATTTGGTACTGTTGTGCCATGGatcattatgtattatatattaCAAAGGGAAGAAGACCAGGGAAGGGGGAGAACTCTGGTTGATAAAGATATGGATGCCAGTGATGATGTGCCGAATCCTTTGATGGTACTGTTCTTAGGACACGAAAAACTCGGTAGTCGCGGATGGTGCTGTAAAAGTGACGCTAAATTACTCTATTTCATATTAGATACTCTTGTGCCGCGTCTCCGCTCGCCATTGTTGGCAAGATCCCTGGAGCAAATCCTCCAATACTTGGAGCAATGTGTCTATTGCCTCTTCGGTCATCCTGGCAAGAAGAATAAAGTGAAATACCTCGAAGATCATAACGCCACGCCACACTCGCTCGATTGGCCGAGAGCGCAACAAATCTATGAAATATTCCGACCTATAGCATTACCAGAACTACATGGCAAAGTCACTGCTCTAACCGCTGATACCGAACATCTGTTCCATCGCATATTGGGTCTTCTGCCGCCGGAATACGAGCTACAGAAATACGTACCGGACTTGGAAAAGTTCATGACAGGAAAAGAAAGTAAGATGCCAAGCGTGCCTCCTCTTTTACCCTACAAAATGAGAGACATTTACTTCTTATTAGGAGACTACTATTTCAAGAAGGAGGAGGGCAAAATGTCCATAAAATACAACATGTTCGATGTCATTATCAACAACAGCAGATTCGAATCGTGGGCTGAAATCACATTGGCGAAAGCTATAAATCTGGAGAGGATGCTTAACTCAtgtaataatatcaataacgAGAAGGATTTCATGAGACCCGCAAAGACAATCATTCGATGTTTCAAACGAACCCTAGACTTGGAGTCAAACTGTGACGTGTGGGTTGAATATGGCGTGTTCTCTTACGCTGTCCACTCGTTCTGCTCGAGATTGTTGAAGCAAGCCAGCGAGTCCCTGAGCATGGAGGATTTCGAATCTCTTGAAAATCAGAAAGATGAGATGTTAGAAACAACACAGAAATGCTTTGGCACAGTCTCTAATGATCTCCCGCACAATCCAGACCCTGACAAAGTTCACGAAGGAATGTGGCTGTCATACTATTTACTGGGTAAAGTAGCGGAAAAACGCAACAAACCGCCCGCCGTTTATACGGAATTATACCTAAAGTCCGTCAAATGTTTGCACGAGGCTGAAGCCACTTACCCGTCCAAAATTAACTACAACTCACCACAGAATTATGCGATTGAAGTTCTGGAGTTACACTACCGCATCCACGCTTCCATCCTGAAGTACATAGAGCAACATGAGAACAAGCCTATCCCTGCTTCTATCGGGAAAGTATTCCTCAGTCGGATAGAAGAGTGGAAAAGTGGGCCGTTTACTAAAAAGCCCAAGAAAGTAAATTCAACAGAAACAACCACAAATTCAACAGATGTTGAAATGAAATCTTTTGAGACGCCAGCGCCTCAGGCAGCTAACATATTGAAGAGATCCATCAGTGATGTGGGCGAAGAAGATACAGCTGAAGCAAAGAGACTGAAACTAGACTCGGCCGCGGCCAAAATACGGCGATCGGCATCGTACGATACTGAAAGATTAGCAGCTAAAGAACCTATGGCACAGGACAAAGGTCAAACTATTGAAACAATCAAAGAACAAACCATAGAAACTGAAAACCCTCCTGAAAAAGATGCGGCAACAACACCAACAGAGGAGAAAAAACAAGAGCAAACGACAGATGGTATCAAAGATCAGACGACACCCACAGAACCATACACAAACGGCCACGCGGCACCAACTACTACTGAAGTTAACTCTAAACCACTTGAACTAATCGCTGAAACCGAGGCAAAGGTGCAACCCGCTGAAACTGAGAAAAAGGGAGAAAGTTCTAGCAGCACCTCCTCTTCTTCCTCGTCAAGTAGCTCCAGTGACTCCAGCTCCGACAGCACCAGTGACTCGAGCAGAGACAGTGACACTTCCAGCAAGTCTTCCAATGACAACCGACCACTGACAGACGACGAAATCATGAATATCATTTCAGCCTGTCTAGACGCCCTCGAAGACTGCGTCAGTCGCTTCCCGCTCCACTACAAAGCTCTCTACAGAATAGCTCACTACCATTTTTACTACAAAAAAGGGAAAGACATTGAGAGATGCAGAGACATCATGTTGACCAGTTTCACGTCAAAACTCGGCAACAAAGTGACGGGACTGTTCGGAGAACGCAAAACCACCAACTTCTTCAACAACATCTGGAGAATACCGCTGAGTGAAATAGACAGGCCGGGGGGATTCGCCAATCACATGAACCGCTGCGTCCTGCTCACTATGGAGATACTGAAAGAGATAGATGACCACAAGACGTTGCAAGAGATGAGTATGCAACTGCAGAGGATCCCAGAACCGGACAAGAAGTATTTAAGAGATTCCGACAGAGAGGAACTCGCTCAACAAGCCTTCTCCTTATGCGTGCAGTCTCTGAAAGGACAACTCCAGAAATTCAGTCAGCAAACAGACTTGAAGAGCAATGAAATCGAAAAGAAGGCTTTCAACAGCCTCATGCTGGACATCTATAGAGCCTACCAAAAAGCCCAAAAGCAGCCGAACTCGAAACAATTTGTAAACTTGCTAGTTGATGGCTATAAATTGATCACGACAATAACGATTACGGAAACCACGAACTTGGTGGACCTGAGTATGAAGTACTGCCAGTCGTTGATTCAGGCGTTGAAGCAGCAAGCGACCCTGGCTAGTCTGGATAAGACACAAAACGCGCAGAAGAAACAAGCAACAAAGTCCGTAGAAAGTGCGAAAGTTTCGACGGCGTCTGTAGCGCAACCACAAATCCCCAAGGTAGATTACGCTAAGGCTACTTCATCGGCTAGTGCTCTACCGAAAATGTCTACTCAGGACATGACCAAAGCATTCCAAAGTTGTCTCCCGATGTTGTCGGACCCAGTGTTGTCTCAGCAAGCGGCAGCGGCGCTTTCGCTGTCATACTTGAGCAATATGAGTGCGTACGCCGGCTACTCAGCCCTGCAGAACACATTGCAATCGTCTTTACAAACCTCGCTACAGAATTCCTTCCAAGCGGAATTCTATCGCCAGTTTCTTGGACAAAACTTCTCTTCGTTCCTGCCCCCGCCGAAGAAGCAACAGAAACGGGGCCCCAAACCGCGCACAGAAATGCCAAAGACAGTGACGCACGGTGCTACCACAGTGACTCCTCTGAACCCGCAAATGAAAGGAACCTCGAAGTCATACACTTCCGGACACAGCTCTTATAACAAAACTCCTACCAGTGTCGCTACTATCACCAAATCAGCTTCTACCGGTGTAAGCTCCAAGAGCAAGCCGTCTTCAACGACCATAACCTCTGTGCCAAAATCAATGTCTTCAAACTCAGTCAACAAACCAACTTCCATGGCTTTGCCTGCGATTACCATGGCAGTTTCATCCATGGCGTTACCTACGATAACGAAGTCAGTTTCCACAGGAGCGTATGGGTCAACTAAAACGGCGGTGACACATTCCATGGCAGTGCCCTCGATGGCGAAGTCAAGCTACGGCTCAAAGTCATCATTAACTGGACACAGTAAACCCTCAGTGCTCACTAGCACTCACAAGCCCAATTCGTCGACACTAGCCCCAAGTATGGGTACAGTTCTCCAAAACCTACCTGCATCTTTGACAGCCGCGATGCAATCAGCCATGGCCACTTCATCGATCCCCCACTCCAGTGCTCACATCTCAATGCCAGCGCATATAACCAGCTCATCTACAGTAAACGCTGCTATACATACCAAACCTCCCTTACCACACCAACAAGTCAGTCCAGGAAAGACCCTTCAAGAAAAACTAGCGGAGCGTCAAAAGAACTCCCATGATTTAAGCGCCTCTATTGGACGTCTGCCGTCATCTTTAACTATAACTAAATCTGGCTTATCGAAACCGCCGATGGTCCAAGGAAAGAAATCTGAAACTAAAAAATCTCTGAACTTTGAAAGTGAAAGGCCAAAACCGCTCATAACATCAGACGAGGTGATTGttcttgatgatgatgattga